A region from the Drosophila ananassae strain 14024-0371.13 chromosome 2L, ASM1763931v2, whole genome shotgun sequence genome encodes:
- the LOC6499500 gene encoding colorectal mutant cancer protein isoform X2, with product MIAEQLLPRSLSCLCCSDTPAVPNGDKRRSWEYTLMAQPLARRPINVEQLSVQQLENRVRELTQRLQQAERQLSESNAEREMCHKRLEVVSQAHECRITEMHCVIAELSKKLRSKQDHIIVEEQEPDGSELSFQEGSIYNSELNLTNPDAECQTEPLEDLEGACSAASRDNIIPKTQEISHKGQVEALQEEVLHLRGQIALLQSEIATKDNAVVEEQTKVSFFGCESEVNDGGQRLNDLNACVSLTSPQKRVPAVPKMAERVKLRCASKNESSEDPPDNEHINLVEHLVGELKEQNMFMESFIEPLYLSKELERLQRRVEHLEMRNTMLALTLDECKEHTDHLYLLCGKYESNAVALQVALNCSDRAIEAYDVMLALLESKLALLSEKSAAAEESRRSVEAVARHLLSRLDREKNICENSLGPWQHNINLGGEEVSKSLRPWCSDDDNRLRYHVSKLKGRRSNVQHTVVSLESPFSDVYEKKRLALEKEHELRDGSKKSPIDLETAVIMQELLEMRDENLQLKSKMDEAEQERQNANERVAILHDALKQLQASNRVSYSEAEHAALTEQQLVEALTRESELKSRIQVLLANVAASQKASDEKYEQLHQNVQELQTSNHNLGQMLEHSKHKYQVRVKKLEQKIIDLRLEHDQRLKNVPETTL from the exons ATGATTGCGGAGCAACTGCTTCCGCGCAGCCTAAGCTGCCTCTGCTGCAGCGATACTCCGGCGGTCCCCAATGGGGACAAGCGGCGAAGCTGGGAATATACACTGATGGCCCAGCCATTGGCCAGAAGACCCATAAAT GTGGAGCAGTTGTCGGTCCAGCAGTTGGAAAACAGGGTTCGAGAGCTGACCCAGCGACTGCAGCAGGCGGAGCGACAGCTATCCGAGAGCAATGCGGAGAGGGAGATGTGCCACAAGCGGCTGGAGGTGGTGAGTCAGGCGCATGAGTGCCGCATCACCGAGATGCACTGCGTCATTGCGGAGCTAAGCAAGAAACTGCGAAGCAAGCAGGATCACATCATTGTGGAGGAGCAGGAACCGGATGGCAGTG AATTAAGTTTTCAGGAAGGTTCTATTTACAACTCGGAACTGAATCTGACCAATCCCGATGCCGAGTGCCAGACAGAACCACTCGAGGACCTGGAAGGCGCCTGCAGTGCTGCCAGTCGAGACAACATCATCCCCAAGACCCAAGAAATCAGTCACAAGGGCCAGGTGGAGGCGCTGCAGGAAGAGGTGCTGCACTTAAGGGGCCAGATTGCACTTCTTCAGTCTGAGATTGCCACAAAGGACAACGCAGTGGTGGAGGAACAAACTAAAGTGTCCTTCTTTGGCTGCGAATCGGAGGTAAACGATGGTGGGCAACGACTCAACGATTTAAATG CTTGTGTTTCCCTGACGAGCCCCCAGAAACGAGTGCCTGCTGTGCCCAAAATGGCAGAAAGAGTGAAGTTGCGGTGTGCCAGCAAGAATGAAAGCAGCGAGGACCCTCCCGACAACGAG CACATTAATCTCGTGGAGCATTTGGTGGGCGAATTGAAGGAGCAGAACATGTTCATGGAAAGCTTCATCGAACCTCTGTACTTGAGCAAGGAGTTGGAACGATTGCAGCGGCGCGTAGAGCACCTGGAAATGCGGAACACCATGCTCGCATTGACGCTGGACGAGTGCAAGGAGCACACGGATCATTTGTATCTGCTATGTGGGAAGTACGAGTCCAATGCAGTGGCATTGCAAGTAGCCCTCAACTGCAGCGATCGCGCCATAGAAGCCTATGATGTGATGCTCGCTCTGCTAGAGAGCAA GCTGGCTCTTCTCAGCGAGAAATCGGCAGCGGCAGAGGAAAGTCGGCGTTCGGTGGAAGCAGTAGCCAGACATCTTTTATCCCGCCTGGACAGGGAGAAGAACATTTGCGAAAACAGCCTGGGACCCTGGCAACACAACATCAATCTGGGTGGGGAGGAGGTTTCAAAGAGCCTTCGTCCATGGTGTTCCGACGACGATAACCGACTGCGCTACCATGTCTCGAAGCTAAAAGGACGTCGCTCCAATGTGCAGCACACAGTTGTCAGCCTAGAGTCGCCCTTCAGCGATGTGTATGAGAAGAAACGTTTGGCCCTGGAGAAGGAGCACGAGTTGCGGGACGGAAGTAAGAAGTCTCCGATCGATCTGGAAACAGCAGTCATCATGCAGGAGTTGCTAGAGATGCGGGATGAGAACTTGCAGCTCAAAAGTAAAATGGATGAGGCGGAGCAAGAGCGACAGAATGCCAACGAAAGGGTGGCCATCCTCCATGATGCTCTGAAGCAACTGCAGGCCAGTAACAGGGTGTCATACTCGGAGGCAGAGCACGCGGCTCTAACTGAGCAGCAATTGGTAGAGGCCTTAACCCGCGAATCGGAGCTAAAAAGTCGCATCCAGGTTTTGCTGGCCAATGTCGCCGCTTCCCAGAAGGCATCCGACGAAAAGTACGAGCAACTGCATCAAAACGTTCAAGAGCTGCAGACGTCGAACCA CAACTTGGGACAAATGCTGGAGCATAGTAAGCACAAATACCAAGTGCGTGTTAAGAAGCTGGAGCAGAAGATCATCGATTTGCGGTTGGAACATGACCAACGTCTCAAAAATGTTCCTGAAACGACACTGTAG
- the LOC6501071 gene encoding programmed cell death protein 10: MTMGEPTSSLVLPVILRPIFSQLERRDVGAAQSLRSAILKSEQNNPGFCYDLVATIVRKAELHVNLNEAVLRLQGNITEADLNEYRLTRTEEPFQELNRKSVALKVILSRIPDEINDRKTFLETIKEIASAIKKLLDVVNEIGSFIPGVTGKQAVEQRKKEFVKYSKKFSTTLKEYFKEGQPNAVFISALFLIRQTNQIMLTVKSKCE; encoded by the exons ATGACCATGGGCGAGCCAACCTCGTCTCTCGTTCTGCCCGTTATACTGCGGCCTATTTTCTCACAG CTCGAGCGACGCGACGTTGGCGCTGCCCAGTCACTGCGCTCGGCCATTCTCAAGTCGGAGCAAAATAACCCGGGCTTCTGCTACGATCTAGTGGCCACTATCGTCCGAAAGGCGGAACTACACGTAAACCTAAACGAGGCCGTTCTCCGATTACAGGGCAACATTACAGAAGCCGACC TCAATGAATACCGTTTGACGCGCACCGAGGAGCCGTTCCAGGAGCTAAACCGCAAGTCTGTGGCTCTCAAGGTGATCCTCAGCCGAATTCCCGACGAAATAAACGACAGGAAGACCTTCCTGGAGACTATTAA AGAAATCGCCAGCGCCATAAAGAAACTGCTCGATGTGGTCAACGAGATCGGATCGTTTATACCGGGCGTCACGGGCAAGCAGGCTGTGGAGCAGCGCAAAAAGGAGTTTGTCAAATATTCCAAGAAGTTCAGCACAACGCTGAAGGAGTACTTCAAAGAAGGACA ACCGAATGCAGTATTCATAAGTGCACTTTTTCTAATACGGCAAACGAATCAAATAATGCTGACAGTTAAGAGTAAATGCGAGTAG
- the LOC6499499 gene encoding coiled-coil domain-containing protein 149, which produces METFTMDLEDVASSHGFGQHMASYNVETSAVHRKLQSKVEALRILRQELEQFRVERDQYKLVAETLQLRYSALKTNNELLAVGGCGALSENSSLAALLHETREQNLKLSTEVEALRQRLNELQGDMELLRETEASNKSRVQAMATENAARNKEEVQWRRERANFICHLEGLKKRNAQLAYDLKAVIDEKEELITERDAYKCKAHRLNHELFVALRAKKTHPRLLDIDSVLLENKYLHERVKIQESELELSKQSITKYKTMLDAKRKKGIVKLGGGSTNEETILSPRQVKSILESGIDLPQKTETIHDLKSLCLALLDNLNDKNLALSHQKKTNKILAGKMTELEQRWQQLLSGNEDNDEVVEAEEDEDYGYAPSQLLLNGYCAAMVDDEADAISSPPSIGAENAAGGTLTPESADTAKHKLHSDDGMSSLSTESVDSSVYGADVRPSFFEKSSSATTDSGNGGFGSHCHGTPRISSAVARERMEDLKDLPPHLANLVQKALHELDMRDYEAMVAIKAENIASLP; this is translated from the exons ATGGAGACATTTACCATGGATCTGGAGGACGTGGCCAGTAGCCACGGATTTGGACAGCATATGGCCTCGTACAACGTAGAA ACTTCGGCTGTGCATCGTAAGCTCCAGAGCAAAGTCGAGGCTCTGAGGATCCTGCGCCAGGAACTGGAGCAGTTCCGTGTAGAACGAGATCAGTACAAACTCGTGGCCGAGACCCTGCAGCTGCGCTACTCAGCTCTGAAGACCAATAATGAGCTCTTGGCCGTGGGCGGGTGCGGTGCCCTCAGTGAGAACTCCAGTCTGGCCGCCCTTCTCCACGAGACGCGAGAGCAGAACCTGAAGCTCAGCACCGAAGTTGAAGCTCTCCGGCAACGACTCAATGAACTCCAAGGGGACATGGAACTCCTGCGCGAAACGGAGGCTAGCAACAAGTCGCGGGTACAGGCCATGGCCACCGAGAATGCCGCCCGCAACAAGGAGGAGGTGCAGTGGCGCCGGGAACGGGCCAATTTTATCTGCCACCTGGAGGGGCTCAAGAAGCGAAACGCCCAGCTGGCCTATGACTTGAAGGCTGTCATCGATGAGAAGGAGGAGCTGATCACGGAAAGGGATGCCTACAAGTGCAAGGCCCATAGGCTGAACCATGAGCTATTTGTGGCACTCAGGGCTAAGAAAACCCACCCAAGA CTCCTGGACATCGACAGCGTTTTGCTGGAGAACAAGTACCTGCACGAACGAGTGAAGATCCAAGAAAGTGAACTGGAGCTGAGCAAGCAAAGCATTACCAAGTACAAG ACTATGCTGGATGCGAAGCGGAAAAAGGGGATTGTTAAGCTCGGAGGGGGCAGCACAAACGAGGAAACTATTCTAAGCCCCAGACAAGTTAAGTCAATCCTGGAGAGTGGTATTGACTTACCGCAGAAAACAGAAACCATACATGATCTGAAATCCCTATGCCTGGCTCTACTCGATAATCTCAATGACAAGAACTTGGCTCTGTCGCACCAGAAGAAGACCAACAA AATCCTTGCTGGCAAGATGACGGAACTGGAGCAGCGATGGCAGCAGTTGCTCTCCGGTAACGAGGATAATGACGAAGTCGTCGAAGCGGAAGAGGATGAGGACTATGGCTACGCTCCCTCCCAGCTGCTTCTAAATGGCTATTGCGCCGCCATGGTTGATGATGAAGCCGATGCCATCAGCAGCCCTCCGTCCATTGGTGCAGAGAATGCAGCTGGTGGCACCTTGACTCCAGAATCGGCAGATACCGCGAAACACAAGCTGCACTCCGACGACGGAATGTCATCCCTTTCAACGGAGTCCGTCGATTCATCTGTTTATGGGGCCGATGTGCGACCAAGCTTCTTCGAAAAATCTTCATCTGCAACAACGGACTCGGGAAATGGAGGCTTTGGCAGTCACTGCCATGGAACTCCACGCATCTCCAGCGCCGTGGCCCGAGAACGGATGGAGGACTTGAAGGACCTGCCACCCCATCTGGCCAATCTTGTGCAGAAGGCACTCCACGAGCTTGACATGCGAGACTACGAGGCGATGGTGGCGATAAAGGCGGAGAATATCGCCTCCTTACCTTAG
- the LOC6499498 gene encoding copper homeostasis protein cutC homolog isoform X1, with translation MGWPKQLIVTAACAIASKKEYFCLPSGFLLIRAMSSQDIKLEVCVDSIRSAFAAEDGGASRIELCSALGEGGLTPSVGTLKVLKDSLSLPIFCMLRPRRGTDFVYDDREICAVLMDMDLLRANGADGFVFGSLNPDRSINVEHCRQVMLRSEGLPVTFHRAFDLTDQKNMHENVQLLKELGFKRILSSGFRPSAAAGADFLAQMIAKHHRDLIIMPGAGIKVPNLEEILTTTRCREFHASAMDTASEDYVAPTTTRMECDVTMGKQDIDPYYGTNPNVVRKMVTIASAMSC, from the coding sequence ATGGGCTGGCCAAAACAGCTGATTGTTACCGCTGCTTGTGCCATCGCTAgcaaaaaagaatatttttgtttaccaTCCGGATTCCTACTGATAAGAGCGATGTCGAGCCAAGATATTAAGCTGGAAGTGTGCGTGGACTCCATAAGGAGCGCCTTTGCCGCGGAGGATGGCGGCGCTAGCAGAATAGAGCTGTGCTCGGCCCTGGGAGAAGGTGGCCTGACCCCCAGCGTTGGCACTCTCAAAGTCCTCAAGGATTCGCTTTCTCTTCCCATTTTCTGCATGCTTCGGCCCCGGAGAGGAACAGACTTTGTCTATGATGATAGGGAGATATGCGCCGTGCTCATGGACATGGATCTTCTACGGGCGAATGGCGCCGATGGCTTCGTCTTTGGATCCCTAAACCCGGACCGATCCATCAATGTGGAGCACTGCCGGCAGGTAATGTTGCGCTCGGAGGGCTTACCGGTCACATTTCATCGCGCCTTCGATCTCACAGACCAGAAAAACATGCACGAGAACGTCCAGCTGCTGAAAGAGCTAGGTTTCAAGCGAATACTGAGCAGCGGATTTCGTCCTTCGGCCGCCGCGGGAGCCGATTTCCTAGCGCAGATGATTGCCAAGCATCACCGGGACTTAATTATCATGCCCGGCGCTGGGATTAAGGTACCAAATCTGGAAGAAATCCTTACAACTACCCGATGCCGCGAGTTCCATGCCTCAGCCATGGACACAGCCAGCGAGGACTATGTGGCGCCTACCACCACTCGCATGGAGTGTGATGTTACCATGGGAAAGCAGGACATTGATCCATACTACGGCACCAATCCGAATGTGGTGCGGAAAATGGTGACAATAGCAAGTGCCATGAGCTGCTGA
- the LOC6499496 gene encoding FGFR1 oncogene partner 2 homolog: MEGPKSTGTLGGVLKKTHELVSGLDEMQVTTDSLISLGESVNQDLVNCSKYRDELVLKHLTEHSKDDQQVMLLRENAELRNTVDEYQKGIELIMSKYREHSDGNIFDDTYAVRERYVSGMSKIVDDQDARIEHMLQMMKLTADLEEIDSEGNQRIIRQLTGENEEMRRQLQISNADPMLQQGSLNSSESSTQFEMTDTPDPEPDQDPDTSGGASSLSSLESFISCLSRGIDDGEASSSSHSVISQLEISRFIYEALADDPPDQEKSSKEPEQGTPSKQPEEE, translated from the coding sequence ATGGAAGGTCCGAAGAGTACCGGAACCTTGGGTGGAGTTTTGAAGAAGACCCACGAGTTAGTCAGCGGATTGGATGAGATGCAGGTCACCACCGATTCTCTGATAAGCCTCGGGGAGAGCGTCAACCAGGACCTGGTCAACTGCAGCAAGTATCGCGACGAACTGGTCCTGAAGCACCTGACCGAGCACAGCAAGGACGATCAGCAAGTGATGCTGCTGCGCGAGAACGCGGAGCTGAGGAACACCGTGGATGAGTATCAGAAGGGCATTGAGCTCATTATGTCCAAGTATCGGGAGCATAGTGATGGCAACATTTTCGACGATACGTACGCGGTGAGGGAGCGCTACGTGAGCGGAATGAGCAAGATAGTCGACGACCAGGACGCCCGCATCGAGCACATGCTGCAGATGATGAAGCTGACCGCCGACTTGGAGGAGATCGATAGCGAGGGGAACCAGCGGATCATCCGGCAGCTGACCGGCGAGAACGAGGAGATGCGCCGCCAGCTGCAGATCAGCAATGCTGATCCGATGCTCCAGCAGGGATCCCTCAATTCCAGCGAGAGCAGCACCCAGTTCGAGATGACCGACACCCCGGACCCGGAACCGGACCAAGATCCGGACACCTCTGGTGGGGCCTCCAGTTTGAGCAGCCTGGAGAGCTTCATCTCCTGCCTGTCGAGGGGCATCGACGACGGCGAGGCATCCTCCAGCAGTCACTCGGTGATCAGCCAGTTGGAGATCAGCCGCTTCATCTATGAGGCACTGGCCGACGATCCCCCCGATCAGGAGAAATCCAGCAAGGAACCGGAACAGGGGACACCCAGCAAGCAACCGGAGGAGGAGTGA
- the LOC6499498 gene encoding copper homeostasis protein cutC homolog isoform X2 — protein MRRAHGHGSSTGEWRRWLRLWIPKPGPIHQCGALPADQKNMHENVQLLKELGFKRILSSGFRPSAAAGADFLAQMIAKHHRDLIIMPGAGIKVPNLEEILTTTRCREFHASAMDTASEDYVAPTTTRMECDVTMGKQDIDPYYGTNPNVVRKMVTIASAMSC, from the exons ATGCGCCGTGCTCATGGACATGGATCTTCTACGGGCGAATGGCGCCGATGGCTTCGTCTTTGGATCCCTAAACCCGGACCGATCCATCAATGTGGAGCACTGCCGGCAG ACCAGAAAAACATGCACGAGAACGTCCAGCTGCTGAAAGAGCTAGGTTTCAAGCGAATACTGAGCAGCGGATTTCGTCCTTCGGCCGCCGCGGGAGCCGATTTCCTAGCGCAGATGATTGCCAAGCATCACCGGGACTTAATTATCATGCCCGGCGCTGGGATTAAGGTACCAAATCTGGAAGAAATCCTTACAACTACCCGATGCCGCGAGTTCCATGCCTCAGCCATGGACACAGCCAGCGAGGACTATGTGGCGCCTACCACCACTCGCATGGAGTGTGATGTTACCATGGGAAAGCAGGACATTGATCCATACTACGGCACCAATCCGAATGTGGTGCGGAAAATGGTGACAATAGCAAGTGCCATGAGCTGCTGA
- the LOC6499500 gene encoding colorectal mutant cancer protein isoform X1 — MSNDVQVARVAKIATDVPRRSGKRDSCGFQGKHSGSASGEDFEYVFGSISPRGGPTTRHLVGSYNLDSPEVSNRDTTATESDNNISSCSTLDIVNKVEQLSVQQLENRVRELTQRLQQAERQLSESNAEREMCHKRLEVVSQAHECRITEMHCVIAELSKKLRSKQDHIIVEEQEPDGSELSFQEGSIYNSELNLTNPDAECQTEPLEDLEGACSAASRDNIIPKTQEISHKGQVEALQEEVLHLRGQIALLQSEIATKDNAVVEEQTKVSFFGCESEVNDGGQRLNDLNACVSLTSPQKRVPAVPKMAERVKLRCASKNESSEDPPDNEHINLVEHLVGELKEQNMFMESFIEPLYLSKELERLQRRVEHLEMRNTMLALTLDECKEHTDHLYLLCGKYESNAVALQVALNCSDRAIEAYDVMLALLESKLALLSEKSAAAEESRRSVEAVARHLLSRLDREKNICENSLGPWQHNINLGGEEVSKSLRPWCSDDDNRLRYHVSKLKGRRSNVQHTVVSLESPFSDVYEKKRLALEKEHELRDGSKKSPIDLETAVIMQELLEMRDENLQLKSKMDEAEQERQNANERVAILHDALKQLQASNRVSYSEAEHAALTEQQLVEALTRESELKSRIQVLLANVAASQKASDEKYEQLHQNVQELQTSNHNLGQMLEHSKHKYQVRVKKLEQKIIDLRLEHDQRLKNVPETTL; from the exons ATGTCCAACGACGTGCAAGTGGCAAGAGTGGCAAAAATAGCCACTGATGTGCCTCGACGCAGCGGCAAAAGGGATTCCTGTGGTTTTCAGGGGAAACATTCGGGCAGTGCGTCTGGAGAGGATTTCGAGTATGTATTTGGGAGTATTTCGCCCAGAGGAGGTCCGACCACAAGGCACCTGGTCGGATCTTATAATCTAGACTCCCCGGAGGTATCAAATCGCGACACAACTGCCACCGAAAGCGACAACAACATATCCAGCTGCTCCACGCTGGACATTGTCAACAAA GTGGAGCAGTTGTCGGTCCAGCAGTTGGAAAACAGGGTTCGAGAGCTGACCCAGCGACTGCAGCAGGCGGAGCGACAGCTATCCGAGAGCAATGCGGAGAGGGAGATGTGCCACAAGCGGCTGGAGGTGGTGAGTCAGGCGCATGAGTGCCGCATCACCGAGATGCACTGCGTCATTGCGGAGCTAAGCAAGAAACTGCGAAGCAAGCAGGATCACATCATTGTGGAGGAGCAGGAACCGGATGGCAGTG AATTAAGTTTTCAGGAAGGTTCTATTTACAACTCGGAACTGAATCTGACCAATCCCGATGCCGAGTGCCAGACAGAACCACTCGAGGACCTGGAAGGCGCCTGCAGTGCTGCCAGTCGAGACAACATCATCCCCAAGACCCAAGAAATCAGTCACAAGGGCCAGGTGGAGGCGCTGCAGGAAGAGGTGCTGCACTTAAGGGGCCAGATTGCACTTCTTCAGTCTGAGATTGCCACAAAGGACAACGCAGTGGTGGAGGAACAAACTAAAGTGTCCTTCTTTGGCTGCGAATCGGAGGTAAACGATGGTGGGCAACGACTCAACGATTTAAATG CTTGTGTTTCCCTGACGAGCCCCCAGAAACGAGTGCCTGCTGTGCCCAAAATGGCAGAAAGAGTGAAGTTGCGGTGTGCCAGCAAGAATGAAAGCAGCGAGGACCCTCCCGACAACGAG CACATTAATCTCGTGGAGCATTTGGTGGGCGAATTGAAGGAGCAGAACATGTTCATGGAAAGCTTCATCGAACCTCTGTACTTGAGCAAGGAGTTGGAACGATTGCAGCGGCGCGTAGAGCACCTGGAAATGCGGAACACCATGCTCGCATTGACGCTGGACGAGTGCAAGGAGCACACGGATCATTTGTATCTGCTATGTGGGAAGTACGAGTCCAATGCAGTGGCATTGCAAGTAGCCCTCAACTGCAGCGATCGCGCCATAGAAGCCTATGATGTGATGCTCGCTCTGCTAGAGAGCAA GCTGGCTCTTCTCAGCGAGAAATCGGCAGCGGCAGAGGAAAGTCGGCGTTCGGTGGAAGCAGTAGCCAGACATCTTTTATCCCGCCTGGACAGGGAGAAGAACATTTGCGAAAACAGCCTGGGACCCTGGCAACACAACATCAATCTGGGTGGGGAGGAGGTTTCAAAGAGCCTTCGTCCATGGTGTTCCGACGACGATAACCGACTGCGCTACCATGTCTCGAAGCTAAAAGGACGTCGCTCCAATGTGCAGCACACAGTTGTCAGCCTAGAGTCGCCCTTCAGCGATGTGTATGAGAAGAAACGTTTGGCCCTGGAGAAGGAGCACGAGTTGCGGGACGGAAGTAAGAAGTCTCCGATCGATCTGGAAACAGCAGTCATCATGCAGGAGTTGCTAGAGATGCGGGATGAGAACTTGCAGCTCAAAAGTAAAATGGATGAGGCGGAGCAAGAGCGACAGAATGCCAACGAAAGGGTGGCCATCCTCCATGATGCTCTGAAGCAACTGCAGGCCAGTAACAGGGTGTCATACTCGGAGGCAGAGCACGCGGCTCTAACTGAGCAGCAATTGGTAGAGGCCTTAACCCGCGAATCGGAGCTAAAAAGTCGCATCCAGGTTTTGCTGGCCAATGTCGCCGCTTCCCAGAAGGCATCCGACGAAAAGTACGAGCAACTGCATCAAAACGTTCAAGAGCTGCAGACGTCGAACCA CAACTTGGGACAAATGCTGGAGCATAGTAAGCACAAATACCAAGTGCGTGTTAAGAAGCTGGAGCAGAAGATCATCGATTTGCGGTTGGAACATGACCAACGTCTCAAAAATGTTCCTGAAACGACACTGTAG